One Gardnerella vaginalis genomic window, ATAATCCTTTTTTACAATGAAGTGGATTCATGCCGAATGGAATATTTCTTTCAATTAATCCAAGGCCTTCTAATGTTTTCAAATACACGTTCACCGATGTAGCTGGCAATCCAATACGATCCGATATCAAAGTCGGAGTATTGCATCCCGTAGCAAGAGCATTTAGCACACTATTGTATGTTGACGGATCGCGCAATTCCTGGCGCATAAGCATGTCTGGTTCAGCGTACAAAATTCCCGAAATGTTAAAACATAATTGCTCAAGATTTTCCGCAAACGAAGACTTATTATCTAACTGCTCAATATAGTATGGTGTTCCTCCAAGAGATGCAAAATAGTTGATTTTATCTTCCCAAGTAGCATTATTTGGCATAAGCTCAGATGCTTCAAAAAGATTAAATGGTTGTAAGCGAATCTGTGCGGTACGCCTTCCGTAAAGTGGACTCTTTTTGCCAAGCACTTCACTTTCCATGAATCCTTCGTTACTGCCGCACAAAATAAGAGTCATGTTCGTGTTCTTAAATTTATGATCTATTGCGACTTGGAATGTTGACGCTAAGGATTTATCTGCTTGAGCTGCGTACGGAAATTCGTCGAAAACTAGAATAAGTGGAGATTGAGAAGCGCTTTGATTTGCGTTGTTAGATTGTTTCGCAACAAAATCGAGAGCGTCGTTCCAATTATTAAACGATCCTGTAGTTGACGGTAGATTGAAGAAGTCGTACACAACGCGCGAGAAATCACGTAAATTCTCGATATTGGTTTGTTCGCGAGCAGTAAAAAGTATTGCGCGCTTATTTTTACAAAATTGTGAAATAAGCGAAGTTTTTCCTATTCGTCTTCGGCCATAAACTATTGCCATCTGGAACGAGTGTTTGCTGCTTTCATACAATTTTTCCAGTACTTGCAACTCGTCTTGTCTGCCAACAAAAACCATATTCCACCTGCCGCTATGCCAATAATTGCAATATTTTTCAGCGCATCTTCTGGCTGCCGAATCTGCGCTCTAGTTAATATAATCGCGATTATTATAATCATAATTATAATAATCTAAATTATATTATTTTGCAATATACTCAACGCAACCGCACGTTATCGTGGCAGTTTTTGCGATTTTTGCAATTTCTGCCACGATAACGCCATAAGTACGCGGATATTTAAGAATAGTTACAAAATGTAAACGTTCTTAAATAATTAAATAAAAAAAAGAGGTTGCTTATGAAAAGTGCATAAGCAACCTGATTAATTATCGACTAGTGTCTAGTGACTAGAAGTCCCAATCGTTGTCGTCAGTTTCAACAGACTTGCCCATAATGTAGCTGGAACCAGAGCCAGAGAAGAAGTCGTGGTTTTCGTCGGCAGCAGGAGAAAGAGCTGCGAGAATTTCTGGACTTACATGAGTTTCTTCTTCGCTGTACTTAGCAGGGTAGCCAAGGTTCATCAAAGCCTTGTTAGCGTTATAACGCACGAAATCAAAAACGTCATCGTGGAAGTCAAATCCTTCATAAATCTGACCAGAATACTCAACTTCCAAATCGTACAAAGTATCGAGCAAGTTCATAGTGAACTTTTCAAGATTCTTCTTATCGTTCTCGCTTCTAAGCTCCAAGCCGCGCTGGAACTTGTAGCCAGAATAGTAGCCGTGAATTGCCTTATCACGCAAAATCAAGCGAATCATATCGGCAGTGTTCATCATCTTACCGCGAGAAGCAAAGTAAAGCGGAAGATAGAAGCCCGCGTAAAGAAGCAGCGAAGAAAGCATAGTTGCAGCAATCTTGCGCTTAAGCGGATCTTCGCTCTCGTACTCGCAAAGCACGGTGGTAACACGCTGCTGCAAAACGTCGTTGCCAACAGCCCAACGGTAAGCTTCGTCAATTTCTTCGCTAGAGCAAAGAGTAGAGAAAATAGAGGAGTAGGAGCGAGCGTGAATCGACTGCATAAAAGCAATATTCGTGTAAATAGCCTGCTCGTGCTCAGTGCGAGCGTGCTCAATCTGGCAAAGCTCACCAATAGTTGCCTGGCTGGTATCAAGCAAAGTCAAGCCTGTAAAAACGCGAGTAGTAGTCTTGCGCTCAAGGTCGGTGAGGGAACGCCAAGAAGGAATATCGTTGCTCAGCGGAACCTTTTCTGGAAGCCAGAAGTTAGCAATAAGACGATTCCAAACGTCCAAATCCTTGTCGTCAACAATATTATTCCAATTAACTGGGCGCACGCGCGAACCGTGATGGTAGCGGTACTGAGCTGGAGTGATGGAAGCTGCCATCATAGCGTCATCTGCGATTACGCGATTCGTGCCGAAAGGCTTATCGAGGCTACTTCTAAGCTCGGTTGGGCTGAGTTCTGTCATAATTACTCCTGATTTTGTGTTTACGTTTTTATAAAATTTTTAAGTTTTTGATTTGGCGTTCGAAAGATTTGCAACCATAAGGTTTACAGCGTGCAGCTTACGCAACCCTCGATTTCCGTACCTTCCAAAGCCTTCTGGCGAATACGAATGTAGTAAAGAGTTTTAATTCCCTTACGCCATGCGTAAATCTGAGCCTTGTTCAAATCGCGAGTAGTAGTAGTGTCTGGGAAGAACAAAGTAAGTGACAATCCTTGATCCACATGCTGCGTTGCTTCAGCGTAAGTATCAATAATCGCCTTCCAGCCAATCTCGTATGCATCCTTAAAGTACTG contains:
- a CDS encoding ATP-binding protein gives rise to the protein MVFVGRQDELQVLEKLYESSKHSFQMAIVYGRRRIGKTSLISQFCKNKRAILFTAREQTNIENLRDFSRVVYDFFNLPSTTGSFNNWNDALDFVAKQSNNANQSASQSPLILVFDEFPYAAQADKSLASTFQVAIDHKFKNTNMTLILCGSNEGFMESEVLGKKSPLYGRRTAQIRLQPFNLFEASELMPNNATWEDKINYFASLGGTPYYIEQLDNKSSFAENLEQLCFNISGILYAEPDMLMRQELRDPSTYNSVLNALATGCNTPTLISDRIGLPATSVNVYLKTLEGLGLIERNIPFGMNPLHCKKGLWQICDPFFAYWYRFVAPNKGLIERGLSIAAASSVLGGEHEVFSTFVGQQFEKMCEQWIVRQCKIGRMDFLPTKLGKWWGADPIAREQTDIDIVAEDDINKQLLIAECKWRNNLNEAETVSKLLQRATLVENAKNRDYKKIFMLFTKYPTSYNPRHAKTSINFVDAQTMFFN
- the nrdF gene encoding class 1b ribonucleoside-diphosphate reductase subunit beta, with the protein product MTELSPTELRSSLDKPFGTNRVIADDAMMAASITPAQYRYHHGSRVRPVNWNNIVDDKDLDVWNRLIANFWLPEKVPLSNDIPSWRSLTDLERKTTTRVFTGLTLLDTSQATIGELCQIEHARTEHEQAIYTNIAFMQSIHARSYSSIFSTLCSSEEIDEAYRWAVGNDVLQQRVTTVLCEYESEDPLKRKIAATMLSSLLLYAGFYLPLYFASRGKMMNTADMIRLILRDKAIHGYYSGYKFQRGLELRSENDKKNLEKFTMNLLDTLYDLEVEYSGQIYEGFDFHDDVFDFVRYNANKALMNLGYPAKYSEEETHVSPEILAALSPAADENHDFFSGSGSSYIMGKSVETDDNDWDF